From one Lycium ferocissimum isolate CSIRO_LF1 chromosome 7, AGI_CSIRO_Lferr_CH_V1, whole genome shotgun sequence genomic stretch:
- the LOC132064071 gene encoding probable pectinesterase/pectinesterase inhibitor 36, giving the protein MSFQIVFKQIKSLLNPKGKKMSSWNFTVFLLRLAIVANVVTSKQDIVNNEVVERTRHGVLSAMKWAQGLKGIDKAADQHGSINKFGSSDECVKLYEDTEPRLARLVSNETYYNHDDAITWLSAALASHRSCLDGLEEKGLVYKSEETRNLTLLLKGALFRYGQPRSNRRNKPRKGAQQRPISSSEGKGLLASWNAATSKADIVVAQDGSGNYKTINEAVAALSRMTRPERTIVYVKSGIYRENVEIGRGLENLMFVGDGIDKTVVTGNKNVQDGASTLSSATFGVSGDGFWARDMTFENSAGPHKHQAVALSVSSDLSIFYRCSFKGYQDTLLVHSLRQFYRDCHIYGTIDFIFGDASAVFQNCDIFVKRPMDHQSNLITAQGRDDSNENTGIVILNSRVSPSSEFSAVKGSFKNYLGRPWKKYSRTVFIKTDLDGLIHPRGWKEWSGNFALSTLYYGEYMNTGSGANTGNRVNWPGFHVLRDVNEASPFTVRNFIQGESWIPASGVPYWADI; this is encoded by the exons atgtcctTCCAAATTGTCTTCAAACAAATTAAATCTCTACTGaatccaaaaggaaaaaaaatgtccaGCTGGAATTTCACCGTCTTTCTTCTACGTTTAGCCATTGTTGCTAATGTTGTCACTAGCAAGCAAGATATTGTTAATAATGAGGTGGTCGAAAGAACAAGGCATGGGGTGCTAAGTGCAATGAAGTGGGCTCAGGGTCTAAAAGGAATTGACAAAGCCGCGGACCAACATGGTTCGATAAATAAATTTGGGAGCAGTGATGAGTGTGTAAAGCTTTATGAAGACACTGAGCCAAGGCTAGCTAGGCTAGTCTCTAATGAGACGTATTACAACCACGATGATGCTATTACTTGGTTAAGTGCAGCACTAGCAAGTCATAGGAGTTGCTTAGATGGGTTGGAAGAGAAAGGTTTGGTTTATAAAAGTGAAGAGACTCGAAACTTGACTTTGTTGCTTAAGGGTGCTTTGTTTCGTTACGGACAACCAAGGAGTAACAGAAGGAATAAGCCTAGAAAGG GGGCACAACAGAGACCAATTAGCTCTAGTGAAGGCAAGGGGCTTTTGGCATCATGGAATGCAGCAACATCCAAAGCTGATATAGTAGTTGCACAAGACGGTTCTGGCAATTATAAAACCATCAACGAGGCTGTGGCTGCGCTCTCTCGAATGACACGTCCAGAAAGAACAATTGTGTATGTCAAATCTGGCATATACCGCGAAAATGTAGAAATTGGAAGGGGACTCGAGAATTTGATGTTTGTTGGTGATGGCATTGACAAAACCGTTGTTACTGGCAATAAAAATGTCCAAGATGGAGCTAGCACCTTGAGCTCAGCTACATTTG GTGTGTCTGGTGATGGATTTTGGGCAAGGGACATGACATTTGAGAACTCAGCAGGGCCACACAAGCATCAAGCAGTGGCATTAAGTGTAAGCTCAGATCTCTCCATTTTCTATCGCTGCAGCTTTAAAGGTTACCAAGACACACTCTTAGTACACTCGTTGAGACAATTTTATCGCGATTGTCACATATACGGCACTATCGACTTCATATTTGGTGATGCATCTGCAGTGTTTCAAAACTGCGACATTTTTGTAAAGAGGCCAATGGATCACCAATCCAACCTGATAACAGCACAGGGGAGGGACGACTCGAATGAAAATACAGGGATTGTTATACTGAACTCGCGAGTTTCTCCATCCTCAGAGTTCAGTGCTGTTAAAGGGAGTTTCAAAAATTACCTAGGAAGACCATGGAAAAAATATTCGAGGACGGTCTTCATTAAGACGGATTTGGATGGATTGATTCATCCAAGAGGGTGGAAAGAATGGAGTGGTAATTTTGCACTTTCAACATTATATTATGGTGAGTACATGAATACAGGCAGTGGTGCTAATACTGGAAACAGAGTAAATTGGCCTGGTTTTCATGTGCTACGTGATGTCAATGAAGCAAGCCCATTTACAGTGAGGAATTTCATACAGGGGGAATCCTGGATCCCAGCAAGTGGAGTACCGTATTGGGCTGACATATAA